The following are encoded in a window of Spea bombifrons isolate aSpeBom1 chromosome 2, aSpeBom1.2.pri, whole genome shotgun sequence genomic DNA:
- the POU2F1 gene encoding POU domain, class 2, transcription factor 1, whose amino-acid sequence MADGGAASQDESSTADARMNNPSESSKSTENRDGNAGTQTNGLDFQKQSLPVGAAISSAQAQAFLGHLHQAQLAGSSLQAAAQSLNVQTKFKEEPGESPQAVQPSHPPSLQAALPQTQLMVAGGQITGLTLTPAQQQMLLQQAQAQLLAAAVQHSASQQHSAAGATISASAATPMTHMPVSQPMQIAQDLQQLQQLQQQNLNLQQFVLVHPTTNLPPAQFIISQTPQGQQGLLQAQNLLTQLPQQSQANLLQSQPSVTLTSQPATPTRTIAATPVQQLPQSQSTPKRIDTPSLEEPSDLELLEQFAKTFKQRRIKLGFTQGDVGLAMGKLYGNDFSQTTISRFEALNLSFKNMCKLKPLLEKWLNDAENITSDSAITSQSVLNSPGHGIEGLNRRRKKRTSIETNIRVALEKSFLENQKPTSEEITMIADQLNMEKEVIRVWFCNRRQKEKRINPPSSGASSTSPIKSMFSTPTPLVASTPSLVTSSAATTLTVNPVIPLTSAAVTNFSASGTTGTPATNTATVISTVPPVSSVLTSPSLTPSPSASAATSEASSASETSTTHTTSAPLASSLNTGQVMVTAAGIHTAAASALQGNASLAAIAAAAGLNPGLMAPSQFAAGGALFSLGPGTLGSALSPALMSNSTLATIQALASSGSLPITSLDASGNLVFTNAGGTPNIVTAPLFLNPQNLSLLTSNPVSLVSAASAGAAMPITSLHATTSSIESVQNSLFTVASASGAVSTTTSSSKAQ is encoded by the exons ATGCAAGAATGAACAATCCGTCAGAAAGCAGTAAATCAACAGAGAATAGAGATGGCAATGCAG GCACACAGACAAACGGCCTGGACTTTCAGAAGCAATCACTGCCTGTGGGAGCCGCCATCTCATCTGCCCAAGCACAGGCCTTCCTTGGACACCTCCACCAG GCTCAGCTCGCTGGATCCAGTTTACAGGCTGCTGCACAGTCCTTAAATGTACAG ACTAAATTTAAAGAAGAGCCTGGGGAGTCTCCGCAAGCAGTCCAGCCATCCCACCCGCCCTCACTCCAGGCGGCCTTACCCCAGACTCAGCTCATGGTGGCCGGGGGACAGATCACTGGG CTGACGTTGACGCCGGCGCAGCAGCAGATGTTACTACAGCAGGCGCAGGCACAGTTACTGGCGGCGGCGGTGCAGCACTCGGCCAGCCAGCAACACAGCGCCGCCGGGGCCACCATCTCCGCCTCGGCTGCCACTCCGATGACACACATGCCCGTCTCTCAGCCCATGCAGATTGCACAG GATTTACAGCAattgcagcagctgcagcagcagaatCTTAACCTTCAGCAATTCGTGTTGGTTCATCCGACCACCAACCTGCCGCCGGCGCAGTTCATCATCTCGCAGACGCCGCAGGGGCAACAAG gccTTCTGCAGGCGCAGAATCTCTTAACGCAACTACCTCAGCAAAGCCAAGCCAACCTCCTGCAGTCTCAGCCGAGCGTCACCCTCACCTCACAG CCAGCAACCCCCACGCGTACGATAGCTGCGACCCCCGTGCAGCAACTTCCACAGAGCCAGTCAACACCAAAGCGAATCGACACTCCGAGTCTGGAGGAGCCGAGCGACCTGGAGCTGCTCGAGCAGTTTGCGAAGACATTCAAACAAAGACGCATCAAACTTGGATTCACTCAG GGTGATGTGGGGCTTGCTATGGGCAAACTCTATGGAAATGACTTTAGCCAAACGACTATCTCCCGCTTCGAAGCCTTGAATCTCAGCTTTAAAAACATGTGCAAATTAAAGCCCCTCCTGGAAAAGTGGCTGAATGATGCAG AAAACATCACTTCGGACTCTGCGATCACCAGCCAAAGCGTCCTGAACTCCCCGGGGCATGGAATCGAGGGGCTGAATCGCAGGAGGAAGAAACGCACCAGCATAGAGACCAACATACGAGTGGCCTTAGAGAAGAGTTTCCTGGAG AACCAAAAGCCTACCTCGGAGGAAATCACCATGATTGCCGACCAGCTGAACATGGAAAAAGAGGTGATCCGTGTTTGGTTCTGTAACCGACGGCAAAAGGAGAAAAGGATTAACCCTCCAAGCAGCGGGGCGTCCAGCACCTCGCCCATTAAAAGCATGTTCTCCACTCCAACCCCACTG GTCGCCAGTACGCCGAGCCTTGTGACGAGTAGCGCGGCCACCACGTTGACGGTGAACCCAGTGATCCCTCTCACCAGCGCTGCTGTAACCAACTTTTCTGCCTCCG GCACGACGGGGACCCCTGCGACCAACACAGCGACTGTGATATCTACAGTGCCTCCCGTGTCCTCTGTCCTGACTTCGCCGTCTCTGACTCCTTCCCCGTCCGCCTCCGCAGCAACTTCGGAAGCGTCCAGCGCGAGCGAGACCAGCACGACGCACACCACCTCCGCGCCCCTCGCCTCCTCTCTAAATACCGGCCAGGTGATGGTGACGGCCGCTGGGATTCACACGGCAGCCGCTTCGGCGCTACAGGGCAACGCGAGCCTCGCTGCCATCGCCGCTGCCGCCGGCCTCAACCCCGGGCTGATGGCACCCTCTCAGTTTGCCGCTGG AGGGGCATTATTCAGCCTCGGCCCGGGGACGCTCGGCAGCGCGCTAAGCCCAGCTTTGATGAGTAACAGTACACTGGCAACCATACAAG CTCTTGCTTCTAGTGGATCTCTTCCAATAACATCGCTAGATGCCTCTGGGAACCTGGTTTTTACCAATGCCGGCGGGACGCCCAACATTGTGACTGCACCCTTATTCCTCAATCCTCAAAACCTCTCACTGCTCACCAGCAACCCTGTTAGCTTGGTCTCTGCAGCCTCCGCGGGGGCCGCCATGCCCATCACGAGCCTTCACGCCACCACCTCCTCCATCGAGTCCGTCCAGAACTCTCTCTTTACCGTGGCCTCTGCCAGCGGAGCCGTTTCCACCACCACGTCGAGTTCCAAGGCGCAGTGA